The nucleotide window CAACATCCTAGCGCTATCCCTTCCTTATTCCTTCCATATCCCTTCGCTCGATAGGACTTCTCTTCCCCCACGGCTATCTGCCCCAAATCAACGCACTTGACTCAATTTTGCTTTGTTGTCCCTAACCTTGACATTCCCTACGCTGCCCCGGCCAACGTCCTCCCTCCATAGCCATATGCCCGTCTGTGTTTCATATCTCGCCACCCCCATCCCTTGGTTTTCTTCATCTGCTTCAATTTGTGGTCAGAGTGAGTTGGTCGACACCCTACTGTGAGCAACGACGCGGACACACTCTTTCACGGTGCTCCAAGCTAGCCGCCACTCACCGCCTACGCTGCTCGTGAGCTAGGCCGTATGGTACTACGAGGGATACATGTTGTGTTTTGTCAACTAAGCCACCATGGGAAACAACAACttgtgtgtggtgaagcagcaaCCCTGGAGTGACACCTGGGGTGGGCGGTTCTGAACGGCCGCGGTGCTAAACTAGCAGGTGTcgaaaacaaggtcaaaagttaGGATCGATGTTTCCATTTGAAAGGCTAAACACCAAAGCTATTCTTCATTATAAGACTTGTCCACAATGCATCTATGTTGTATTTGATGTTTCCTCAAAGAAGGGAACACTTCCCCGTTAGTGTCATACATATGGCTTGATGATCACAGGGACTTGCATACCTCCAACACACTAGGTATCAAACCCTAGATTTGATGCCATGTATGCAGATTAATGTGGACTATTCCTTCTATGAGAGAAGACAAATAATCTTGCCTATGGCAACACATCTGTGTTGACTTCATAAATCTTGGAAGGAAAGGTATGGTGATCGAGCGAACGATCGATCACCACCATGTGCAACATCTCTCTCGTTGTCCTTGCCAACAACATCCTAGCACTCTCCCTTTCGTATCCCTTCCATATGGATTCGCTCAATAGGACATCTCTTTCCTCACAACCTTATCCCCCAAATCAACGTGCATGACACGATATTGATTATGCCCTGTTGTCGCCAACCTCGACCTTCCCTATGCTGCTCCGGCCAATGACTTCTCTATAGTGGTATGCCCATCGGGGTTTCCTATCCCGCGATCAGCCTTAGATTCCTCCGATCTGCTTCATTGGTTGGTCAGGGTGAACTGGTCAGCACCTACTGTGAGCAACGACATAGACACACTCTTAACACTGAGGGGGAGGCTTACCTGTGCTACAGGCTAGCTGCCTCTCGTCACCTGCATTGTGCGTGAGTTGGGCCCCATGGTACTACTAGGAACGCATGCTGGGTGTTGCTAGCTGAGCCACGGGGGAAACAACAACACATGTGTGGTGATCCACCGACCTCAGAGAAACACTCGAGGTGGGCGCTTGTGAGCGGGCGGCAGTGCTGCACTAGCAGGCGTCGCATCGGAGATGGAGGCGATAGGGGAGAGAAGCGATGGCAGTGCTATGAACAGTCCACACCAAAGCTACAACCAACGAAGGGGTATAGTTGGGACTTTAGCCAGAGGGGCACATGGTGCTAGGATTGGCAGCGCCGATGTCCCCGCGAGGCGACGAGTGGTGTGATGCAGGCTACAATCACGGGCGGCGGGAGCTATGGGTGCAGCTAGCAGATGCTATGACGGTCGATCAAAAGGCTATGAAGGGGTGTTGAAACTTCTGGCAGGCAAAGTTGGAACCATGGTGCGTTGGAGAGCTTCAGTAGTGGGGTAGCGAAGCTGCAGACAGCCGACGACACTGCGTCAAGGGAGAGACGCGCGCAAGCACCGCACGCCCGGCGCGGCAAGCTGGGGTAGGTGCTTGGATCCACTGCGCAGCGGGGGTACTAGATGTGAGTGATCGAACGGGTAGGGCGAGATTAGCATCCAAAGAAAGAGCTTTGCTCTTCTAGTGAAGGTACGTGCGACAAAACAAACAAGAGATAGCAGAAAAAAAACACTGCAGTTGTTCTTTTCTGAAatgaggcaaaagatttgccattTTCATTGATTAAGAAAAAGAAAGTTGCTCGGTTAATTAAAGGAAAAGCGGGGAAAAACCTAGATACAAACCTCACAAGGGGCACATGCGGACGACCTGGCCACAACTACGCCAAACAATCGACCAAAGCATCAAGGACATGGCAGCTCCAATTTGGCCAACGAGCTTCACAAGAGAATGTTGCAAGTCTCACACCGACCTAGTCCAGCACATCACAGCATCCGGAGAGCGCCACCCGAAGAAAAACCACCCTCACGGACAGGAGGTCGCCACGCTGCTCTGCAGCCACAGCACCACGCGGACGCATTGCCGTAGGAAGAAACCACCGCTAGCCGGCCAAATCTGACCATGTCGGGCTGGATCCGGCAGCGGCCAGCCCTCCCATGGACCACCATCGCCCGGCCGTCACGGAGCTGGAGACCTAGCCGGGGAGCCACCAGCGTTGACAACCAGAGCGCCACGCCCTCGCACACTGACTGCTACCATGGGGGAGACTGGCGCGTCACCAGGCCCGGCCGTCGCGCCGCCCTTCGCCACAAAGCCAAGGCCGCCGCCCAAATCCGGCATACGGACCGCGCTGTCACGGGCCGGGAGAGCCCCACCGCCGTTGTCCGCTGCGCGGGCTTAGCCCGGCCGTGTCATTCGGCGGTGGCGAGGGGTTGAGGAGAGAAGGGGTGGTAGGTGGCGGCGGTGGGATTAGGCTCCGCCCGAGCCGCCCCGGGAGGTGACGCGGGGGGCGAGGGGTGGAAAGTGAATAATCCTTAAAAGCTTTACGTTGCACCAACACGAGTGGTACATTCAGTTGTTACCAGGCAAACAAATACagtatctataccaatataaaaagacccaaatgGGTAGATCTAAATCATCTCGACCATCAAATCATGTTACCTAGCGGTTCAAATTGCTTCAATATTAAGCACCAAACATGTTTAACGCTCTAATTACCCATCACTGCCATTGGTTATAAACACGTTTGACTCAATGCTATCCCTTGAAATCTGCCATGTAATTAATATCCTACCATTCCCGTGAAAAATTAATTGATATCTTACCAAATACCAACATGCAACAGATATATTTTACCTAATATAACGTGCAACTAATATTCTACTTAATATAAACTTGCATTGCACGTACATTATTACTAGTAAACACAAGTGGTACATTTACGTTGCACCAACACGTGCTCTCACCTTTATGTGATCCGCATGCACATCCATGCACACGACTCCATTAAGGCATGCGATATGGCCATTGCCAGCTTGCCAAAACCAGCCGATACGGTGGTGGCGACAGTGAGGCGTGCCCGAACGAGCGAACTAATCTCGTGCCCGAAAGAGGAAACAACACACCGACAGATCCCTCTCTTCCTTCTAACAAACGCTATCCCCGCTAGGTTTCCCTCCCTGCGCCACAACCCGTGAGGCGGCCGTCGAGGGCCTCCAGATCCGCTCGCCGCgagcctcctctcctcttcctccctcctcccttGCCGCCGCCTGGGGGCGCGGTCGGGccggcgctggcggcggcggggcctgTTCTTCCCCCGGCGCGACGGGGCGGCGCAGGCCGCTTCTTCGGGTGCGGGCACGGTGCAGACGCGGGGTACCGCGGCGTGGTGGCGCGAGCCTCCTGGCGGGCGTGGCGCGGCGTGGCCGGCTGCCCGGTGGTGTGCGCCTCGCCATGGCGGCCGGATCCGTCCGGCAGGCGGCGCGGGCTGCAGGCGGCGTGGGCGGCGGCTGGGGTCCGGCTTTGGGCCCCCGGCGGCTACGTTGGTTCCTCTCCGTCGCGGGCGTGCGGTGGTGGTGCGGCTCGGCCGGTGGCGGTCAggcgacctggtggtggtggctGGCGGCGCGTGTGGTGGTGGTGCTTCCACTTGGCGGCGCTTTGTGCAGGGAGGCAGGGGAGCGGCTTGGACAGGGGCGGCGGCGTCGACGGCGTGCCGGCTACAGCGCGAAGGCGGGAACTTGATGGGCCTCGGAGATCCCGGCCGAGCCTGTGCGACCACGGGCCTGATATGTCCCTGCTATTGCGTCCGGTCAGCTACCGTCTTCGGCGGTGGAGGTGGGCCCCTCCCGCGTGCCGATGGTACTGCTGCCCTAGTCCCAGCTCCTCTCCTTCTTTGTGCGACCATGCTTCACGGTGTCATGGTGAGACGGCGTGAGAAGCTTCGTGACCGGGTTGACGCAGGGTGAGGATCTGTTTGGTGGCGAGCTCTGGAGTGCCTGAGATGGAGGTTGGGATCGGGAGAAATCCTTGTTGGCTTGGCCGACACTGACGCGGTGGCGCTTGTGGGTACCGCCTGACCTTCCTGAAGGGCGTCAGGGCTACCCTTCCTCTCTCCTCACAGCGTACCGGGGGAAACCCTTGACAGCAGCGTCGTCCTCGTCGCGTCtcttcttggaggtgttgattGGTATCGACGCTTCGGAGGCTCGGAGCTTGGTGGACGATCTCCGGTGGGTGCAGCGGCCACGAGGCTTCTTCGTTTTTTGTCGACCTACCGTTGTTGGCATTAATTTCTCTtgttttctctttcttttcttttgggCGTGACTGTGCTGCTTCCGTCCCAGCATCTATCGTTAGATGTATCGGTTGATTGCTTTGTATACAAAGCGGGAAACCTTTTTCGGCAAGCCGCAAAAACCTACGGCACACTATTTTCTCCAACCTCTGGATCTTCAGAGTTCTATAAAATCCAGCTCCACCCCCATATTCTCCCTCACTCTCCATCGACCAATCCCCTACCTCgctcttcctctctccctcctatcTATCCAGATTCCTGCCGAGTTCACGATGGAGTTCACGCTGAAAAGCACCGAGGTGCTGGAGAAGGCTGCCACTCTGGCCGCTGACGCCCTCGGCTTGGAAGGAGAAGCTCGCGGTGCTTGGGGGACCGAGGAGAAGGCGAGGGCGCTCAAACGCTGGGCCAAGATATGTCTGGAGGTGGAGAAGGGAGCTGTCAGGGGGAAAGTCCCCGTCGCTCCTGTGGTCGCTGGACCGGTTCCTCGCGCAGAGGATATCGGATCAGACGTTAATCACGTTGGCGACGGCGG belongs to Triticum urartu cultivar G1812 chromosome 7, Tu2.1, whole genome shotgun sequence and includes:
- the LOC125524673 gene encoding uncharacterized protein LOC125524673: MEFTLKSTEVLEKAATLAADALGLEGEARGAWGTEEKARALKRWAKICLEVEKGAVRGKVPVAPVVAGPVPRAEDIGSDVNHVGDGGDPSISAAVQDAAIN